The genomic segment GGACGCCACGTAGAGCCGCCAACGGCGCCGGGGGCGTACGGGATCGGAAAGCCGGGAACGCACGGCAGCGCGCTGGTCGGCCGCCTCGGGCACGGCCAGGAAGCCGTCGAGCTCGCGCAGCTCGGCGATCAGGTCGTCGTGCGGCTCAGGCACCGGGCACCTCCCCGGCCCGCAGGTGCTCGCGCAACCGGGTCAGCGCCCGCGCGGTACGTGACTTCACGGTGCCCTTGGGCACACCCAGCGCCACCGCCGTCTCCTGCTCGCTCAGGTCGAGCAGGTAGCGGCAGACCAGCACGTCCTGGTCGCGCTGGGCCAGCAACCGCAGGTTGTCGAGCAGGCGCTGCCGGCGCTCGCGGGCCAGGACGGTGTCGGCCGGATCGGGCTCGTCGGGCCGCGGCTCGGTGGCGGCGGCCGCCCGCAGGGCCAGACCGTCGCGGCGGCGGCGCGACCGGTGCAGGTTGCGGGTCTCGTTGGCCACGATGGCGAGCAGCCACGGGCGGAAGCCGGACTCGCCGCGGTATCGCGACAACTGCCGGTACGCCTTCACCAGCGCCTCCTGCACCACGTCGTCGGCGTCGTCACCCGCGCCGAGCAGCACGGCGGCGCGATGCGCGGGCACGGTGTAGCGGGCGACCAGGACCTCGTAGGCCCCCAGGTCGCCGGCCCGGGCCCGGCTCACCGCCGTGGCGTCGTCGATTTCTGTGGCCTCTTTCAGCCTCGGCTCCTCTGTCCGCACCGACACTGCACTGACACCGGCCGGCGCGGAAAGGTTCCCGGAACCCTTTGCCGGCTGGTGGTGTCTGGATGGCATGACCACACGCCGCTCGTTCCTCGCCCTTTCCGGCGGAGCGCTCGCCGCCCTGGCCGGTTGCCGGTCACGTCAGGCCACCGCCGTCACGCCGGTTCCGGATGTGCTGCTGGCCGGCGCCCGCGACGGTGTCGTCCGGCTCGCGGGCGCCGCGTCGCAATCGTTCGGCGCCGGTTCGGTGCTGAGCCGGGACGGCGCGATCGCCTACGCGGTCGAGGGCGACCACCTGGTGCGGATCGACGCGGCGACCGGGGCATCCCTCCAGAAGCAGCCGATCGGGGGTGGATGGATGCCCCGGGTGGTCGCCGAATCGGGCCAGGAGTGCGTGCTGGCCCCGGATCCAGCTGCCGACCCGCCACCCGGCCGGGCCATGTCGCCGCTGCTGGTGGCGGGGAAGAAGCTCACTCTGCCCGGTTGTGTCGAGCCGGACGCGTTCACGGCCGACGGCCAGGGACTTTTCGTGCTCGACTGGCTTCCGGCGAGCAAGCCCGACCACTACCGCGTGCGGCTGCTGAGCCTGGCCGACGGCCAGGTGTCGCCGCTGTTCACCCGGGACAAGCGACCCGTCCCGGAGGGCGCCGAGGAGCAGATGCGGGGCCGGGGACGACAGGCGGTGTATTCGCGGGCGCGGCAGACGCTCTACACGCTCTACACGCACCAGCCCGAGCATCAGCACACCCGTGATCTGCTCCACGGCACGCGCAGCCATGTGCACGCCTTCGTGCACGTGCTGCACCTGAGCGAGCAGTGGGCGTACTGCCTCGATCTGCCCGATCCGTTCGGGCAGGGGCCGGCCGAGGGGCACGCGCTGGCCGTCGACGGGCAGCGGATCGCGGTGCTGGACACGGCGTCGGGGTCGATCGCGT from the Paractinoplanes abujensis genome contains:
- a CDS encoding RNA polymerase sigma factor gives rise to the protein MRTEEPRLKEATEIDDATAVSRARAGDLGAYEVLVARYTVPAHRAAVLLGAGDDADDVVQEALVKAYRQLSRYRGESGFRPWLLAIVANETRNLHRSRRRRDGLALRAAAATEPRPDEPDPADTVLARERRQRLLDNLRLLAQRDQDVLVCRYLLDLSEQETAVALGVPKGTVKSRTARALTRLREHLRAGEVPGA